One Perca flavescens isolate YP-PL-M2 chromosome 9, PFLA_1.0, whole genome shotgun sequence genomic window carries:
- the mknk2b gene encoding MAP kinase-interacting serine/threonine-protein kinase 2b gives MVQNKITEVTGFHRSFRGQNPFESDDFTKNGSHLIDLSFNFDSSPRHDIPSSQPIDIPDAKKRNKKKKRCRATDSFSGRFEDVYGLQEEVLGEGAYARVQTCINLITNKEYAVKIIEKRPGHSRSRVFREVEMLYQCQGHSNILELVEFFEEEDKFYLVFEKLRGGSILAQIHKRRHFSEQEASVVVQDIASALNFLHNKGMAHRDLKPENILCKSADKISPVKICDFDLGSGIKLNSDSSPISTPELLTPCGSAEYMAPEVVEAFSEEATIYDKRCDLWSLGVILYIMLSGYPPFVGRCGGDCGWELGEPCHTCQNTLFESIQEGKYEFPEKDWARISLSAKDLISKLLVRDAKNRLSASQVLQHPWVQGGASDTLPTSILHQRASNARDLTFFADKAMAVNRQLAEQDGMEDQQQQEVPFVVTATGSSMRLSPPSNSKLARRRQQNSQLKGGPVSAAELCQLLAPLVIVGDCA, from the exons ATGGTGCAAAATAAGATCACCGAGGTCACTGGATTCCACCGCTCTTTCAGG GGCCAAAATCCCTTTGAATCTGACGACTTCACTAAAAATGGATCCCATCTCATTGATTTGTCATTTAATTTTGATTCCTCCCCAAGACATG ACATACCTTCCAGCCAGCCTATCGACATCCCAGATGCCAAGAAgagaaacaagaagaaaaagcGTTGCCGGGCAACTGACAGTTTCTCTGGACGATTTGAGG ATGTCTACGGACTGCAGGAAGAGGTACTAGGAGAGGGCGCTTATGCCAGGGTGCAAACATGCATCAACCTCATCACCAATAAAGAGTATGCTGTCAAG ATCATTGAGAAAAGACCGGGTCACAGCCGCAGCCGTGTCTTCCGTGAGGTTGAGATGCTCTATCAATGCCAGGGCCACAG TAACATCCTGGAGCTGGTGGAGTTCTTTGAAGAGGAAGACAAATTCTACCTGGTGTTTGAAAAGCTTAGAGGAG GGTCTATCTTGGCACAAATTCACAAGAGACGGCACTTCAGTGAGCAGGAAGCAAGTGTTGTCGTGCAGGACATCGCCAGCGCTCTAAATTTCCTGCACAACAAGG GAATGGCACATAGAGACCTGAAACCTGAAAACATCCTCTGTAAGAGTGCAGACAAG ATTTCCCCGGTCAAGATCTGTGACTTTGACTTGGGCAGTGGGATCAAGCTAAACAGCGACAGCTCACCCATTTCCACCCCTGAACTCCTCACTCCT TGTGGCTCAGCAGAGTACATGGCACCTGAGGTGGTTGAGGCCTTCAGTGAGGAAGCCACAATTTATGACAAGCGCTGTGACCTGTGGAGCCTTGGAGTCATCCTCTACATCATGCTGAGCGGCTACCCACCTTTCGTAGGCCGATGTGGAGGGGACTGTGGCTGGGAATTAGGGGAACCCTGCCACACCTGCCAG AACACTTTGTTTGAGAGCATCCAGGAAGGAAAATATGAGTTTCCAGAGAAAGACTGGGCTCGCATCTCCTTAAGTGCCAAAGACCTAATATCCAAACTTCTGGTTCGGGACGCCAAAAACCGCCTGAGTGCCAGCCaggtgctgcagcacccctGGGTGCAGGGG ggtGCATCCGACACTTTGCCAACATCCATCCTGCATCAAAG AGCCAGCAATGCCAGGGATCTGACATTCTTTGCTGACAAGGCCATGGCTGTTAACCGGCAGCTGGCCGAACAGGATGGCATggaagaccagcagcagcaggaagtCCCATTTGTTGTTACCGCTACTGGCTCTTCTATgcgcctctctcctccttccaaCTCCAAGCTGGCCAGGCGCAGGCAGCAAAACAGCCAGCTCAAGGGAGGGCCCGTCTCTGCTGCAGAGCTTTGTCAGCTCTTGGCTCCTCTCGTTATTGTAGGAGACTGTGCCTGA